In Aphis gossypii isolate Hap1 unplaced genomic scaffold, ASM2018417v2 Contig00429_ERROPOS248183, whole genome shotgun sequence, the following are encoded in one genomic region:
- the LOC126554090 gene encoding uncharacterized protein LOC126554090 produces the protein MLVRYCVCLLFFYFIIMEFNKSEKGKDKLIYNDYMYTFEKFGNEEKSIWKCDQYKKMKCKGRIHSLNNEILKEIQHNHVQDCGNIEAAKAVNLIKNMATQNVDLSTRAVISSASTSVS, from the exons ATGCTAGTACGATATTGTGtgtgtttactgtttttttattttataataatggagTTCAATAAGAGTGAAAAAGgcaaagataaattaatttataacgactatatgtatacttttgaaaaatttggAAACGAAGAAAAGTCAATATGGAAATGTgaccaatataaaaaaatgaaatgtaaagGCCGTATTCATTCtcttaataatgaaatacttaAAGAAATACAACATAATCATGTACAAGATTGTGGAAATATTGAAG CTGCCAAAGCcgttaatttgattaaaaatatggcTACGCAAAATGTGGATTTAAGTACTCGCGCTGTAATTAGCTCAGCTTCGACTTctgtaagttaa
- the LOC126554080 gene encoding uncharacterized protein LOC126554080, whose translation MWSIVHFDADNSVEPIPTHWLNKNKSKCAWPNNDSSADRLRNNREKSNEFDFSYFSCRVLTNNISSLADAVKKVKLAMYTSDLSDIEDKKTKTNKHTSEKKRKDISLSSKNPSEQLNNALKLVAVTNSNLSDYDTDESSEKSLFDDSDNDKNYELPIADCSKKSILNYDSENDEQNNDTLTAVNSATLNQHGICLDEHKKSSTLNITPISKKYTTPSRVVFQKVTDTQNVTPSTSNHQNKADIQNVQVAYLTNDVINTPSVSPLVNSNEQHLNFQKLILKYLTSLKVEVSNISDTQQVIIKLVNNIQNKTQVDDSWANEIDYFVSSWPISDHDGLNDMENKIKSDSNFRKQVVNELARIGGKS comes from the exons ATGTGGTCAATAGTTCACTTTGATGCTGATAACTCTGTTGAACCAATTCCAACACattggttaaataaaaataaatccaaatGTGCTTGGCCAAACAACGACTCATCAGCTGATAGATTAAGGAATAATAGAGAAAAGTCAaatgaatttgatttttcatatttcagCTGTCGTGTTCtgactaataatataa gttCCTTAGCTGACGctgtaaaaaaagtaaaattagcCATGTATACTTCGGATTTATCAGATATAGAAGATaagaaaactaaaacaaataagcatacaagtgaaaaaaaaagaaaagatatTAGTTTATCATCTAAAAACCCATCTGAACAACTAA ataatgcACTGAAATTAGTAGCTGTCACAAATAGTAACTTGTCAGATTATGATACAGACGAAAGCtcagaaaaat ctttattCGATGATAGTGataatgacaaaaattatgaattaccaATAGCTGACTGTTCcaaaaaaagtatacttaaCTATG ATTCTGAAAATGATGAGCAAAATAATGATACTTTGACTGCAGTTAATTCTGCAACTTTAAACCAACATGGTATATgtctag atgaacataaaaaaagttcaacattgaatattacgCCTATctccaaaaaatatactacacCAAGCAGGGTTGTTTTTCAGAAag TTACAGATACACAAAATGTTACACCTTCAACAAGTAATCACCAAAATAAAGCagatattcaaaatgttcaaGTTGCATACTTAACCAATGATGTAATAAATACACCAAGTGTATCTCCTTTAGTGAACAGCAATGAACAACATTTAa attttcagaaacttattttgaaatatttaacttcCTTAAAAGTTGAAGTTTCTAATATTTCGGATACTCAACAAGTGATTATTAAGTTGGTTAATAATATCCAAAACAAAACTCAAGTAGACGATTCATGGGCAAAtgaaatagattattttgtttctagTTGGCCAATATCTGACCATGATGGTCTCAACgatatggaaaataaaattaaaagtgatTCCAATTTTCGAAAACAAGTT gtaaatgaACTCGCAAGAATTGGAGGAAAGTCgtaa
- the LOC126554081 gene encoding ATP-dependent DNA helicase pif1-like, with amino-acid sequence MGNPNIQISEEIYNEALISIEDMCLIMSNKLLIQLGLTAPNRPMHDAFNQELHRERLYDLNALKELIQTNLPLLNEQQKYVFEILMKVTNDETGGIYFLDAPGGTGKTFLISLILATIRSQNKIALALASSGIAATLLEGGRTAHSALKLPLNMHSNETPTCNVSKNSAMAKVLQQCKLIVWDECTMAHKKSLEALDRTLKDLRSNNNRFGGAMILLAGDFRQTLPVIPRSTPADELNACLKSSSLWKHVKVLHLSKNMRVELQNDQSGNIFSKQLIDIGNGKFPIDMLTGCINFPQSFCQLTRSKDELIQKVFPDVSQNYRNHDWLSERAILTAKKHRCK; translated from the coding sequence ATGGGAAATCCAAATATACAAATCAGTGAAGAAATTTACAATGAAGCATTGATTTCAATTGAGGACATGTGCTTGATAATGTCAAACAaactattaattcaattaggcCTGACCGCGCCCAATCGTCCAATGCATGACGCTTTTAACCAAGAGTTGCATCGAGAAAGACTGTATGATCTCAACGCTTTGAAAgaattaattcaaacaaatcTTCCACTGTTAAATGAACAACAGAagtatgtatttgaaattctTATGAAAGTAACAAATGATGAAACTGGAGGAATTTACTTCTTAGATGCACCTGGTGGTACaggaaaaacttttttgatttcattaatattagcaACAATTCgctcacaaaataaaattgcacttGCACTCGCTTCGTCGGGAATCGCAGCAACTTTGCTTGAAGGTGGTCGAACAGCCCATTCAGCACTAAAATTGCCATTAAATATGCATAGCAATGAAACTCCAACCTGCAACGTTTCGAAGAACTCTGCAATGGCAAAGGTTTTGCAGCAATGTAAATTGATTGTTTGGGATGAATGTACGATGGCACATAAAAAATCTTTGGAGGCCTTGGACAGAACCTTAAAAGATCTACGGAGCAATAATAACCGATTTGGTGGtgcaatgattttattagcaGGAGATTTTCGTCAAACATTGCCGGTGATTCCACGATCAACGCCAGCTGATGAACTCAATGCATGTCTAAAGTCCTCCAGTTTGTGGAAACATGTCAAAGTACTTCATTTAAGCAAGAATATGCGTGTCGAGTTGCAAAATGACCAATCTGGAAACATATTCTCTAAACAACTCATTGACATTGGAAATGGCAAATTTCCTATAGACATGTTGACTGGCTGCATTAACTTTCCTCAAAGTTTTTGTCAGTTAACTCGATCAAAAGATGAACTTATTCAGAAGGTGTTTCCAGATGTTTCTCAAAATTACAGAAACCATGATTGGTTGAGCGAACGAGCTATACTGACTGCAAAAAAACATAgatgtaaatga
- the LOC126554089 gene encoding uncharacterized protein LOC126554089, giving the protein MSNTCKALVKNVMPEVMPLPTTEKWREIADEFWKCWNFPNCIGSLDGKHVVIQAPPRSGSLYFNYKKIFSVVLMALVDAHYNFIVVDVGAYGRNSDGGIFMNSKLGKGLNRKQLNVPPDTALPGTNNEAPYVILGDAAFPLKEYLMRPYPGKQLDDSSKRIYNYRHCKGRRVVENTFGILTQKFRIFNRRIQAKPENADNIILATCILHNFIKINEGRITYNREENSNLTVDLTLQNIPTQGGNASQPVFQVRELFKDFFNSTAGSVSWQNEFI; this is encoded by the coding sequence ATGTCAAATACGTGCAAAGCTTTAGTCAAAAATGTAATGCCAGAAGTTATGCCACTACCCACTACAGAAAAATGGAGAGAAATCGCAGATGAGTTTTGGAAATGTTGGAATTTTCCAAACTGCATTGGATCATTGGACGGCAAGCATGTAGTGATTCAAGCACCACCAAGAAGTGGGTCACTttatttcaactataaaaagatattttcaGTTGTACTTATGGCTCTTGTTGATGcacattataatttcattgtaGTAGATGTTGGTGCGTATGGTAGAAATAGTGATGGAGGTATTTTTATGAACTCAAAACTAGGAAAAGGCTTAAATAGAAAACAACTGAATGTTCCACCAGATACTGCACTTCCTGGAACTAATAATGAGGCACCATATGTAATCTTGGGAGACGCGGCATTTCCTTTAAAAGAATATCTGATGAGACCCTACCCTGGAAAACAACTCGATGATAGTTCAAAAAGAATATACAACTATCGTCATTGTAAAGGAAGAAGAGTTGTTGAAAATACGTTTGGGATTTTGACacaaaaatttagaatatttaatcgaAGAATCCAAGCAAAACCTGAAAATGCTGACAACATAATTTTAGCTACTTgtattttgcataattttattaagattaatGAAGGCAGGATAACATACAATAGAGAAGAAAATTCCAATTTAACTGTAGATTTAACATTACAAAACATTCCAACGCAAGGTGGAAATGCAAGTCAACCAGTATTTCAAGTAAGAGAACTTTTCAAAGATTTTTTCAATTCTACAGCTGGATCAGTTTCATGGCAAAatgaattcatttaa